One Silene latifolia isolate original U9 population chromosome 4, ASM4854445v1, whole genome shotgun sequence DNA segment encodes these proteins:
- the LOC141651500 gene encoding uncharacterized protein LOC141651500, producing the protein MEYLSRILDHVTTTMSFKFHPLCGSLQLSHLLFADDLLLFSKGDTHSIMILLRAFATFSFATGLQINSMKSNIYFNGVHHSVKADIIEVSGFVEGTLPFKYLGVPIVSGRLSHNHCAVLIDKVTARIRGFGSRKLSYSGRLTLVNAVLTSLYSYWAKIFLIPKVVLRRIDTLCRKYLWDSSTEFLRSPPAKFPLAFTTGLWNTSPPGYYVSSGYDLIWTHYPRVPWYKYTWNVWSVPKNTFINWLIVIEGLRLKDKLFQLGISQDAMCLVCGMADETHLHLFHQCQFIRRILGLVSVKLNIRFPLTGTLAWVYSKPWSKIKKKVLISWI; encoded by the exons ATGGAGTATTTGAGCAGGATTTTGGATCATGTGACCACTACCATGTCTTTCAAATTTCATCCTTTATGTGGTAGCCTTCAATTGTCTCACCTTTTATTTGCTGATGACCTGCTCCTCTTTTCTAAAGGTGATACTCATTCAATTATGATTTTATTAAGAGCTTTTGCCACCTTCTCCTTTGCTACTGGCCTACAAATTAATTCTATGAAGtctaatatttattttaatggagTTCATCATTCTGTGAAGGCTGATATCATTGAGGTGTCTGGGTTTGTGGAAGGTACCTTGCCTTTCAAATATCTAGGTGTGCCTATTGTTTCTGGCAGGCTCTCACATAACCACTGTGCAGTTTTAATTGATAAGGTTACTGCCAGAATTAGGGGCTTTGGTTCAAGGAAATTGTCCTATTCTGGCAGGTTAACTTTGGTAAATGCAGTGCTGACTTCTTTATATAGCTACTGGGCTAAAATTTTTCTGATTCCAAAGGTTGTTCTCAGAAGGATTGATACCTTGTGTAGGAAATATCTTTGGGATAGTTCCACTGAATTTTTGAGATCACCACCA GCTAAATTTCCCTTGGCTTTCACTACTGGATTATGGAATACCAGTCCTCCTGGGTATTATGTCTCCAGTGGATATGATCTGATCTGGACTCACTACCCACGGGTCCCTTGGTACAAGTATACATGGAATGTCTGGAGTGTGCCCAAGAACACctttattaattggttaattgtcATAGAAGGCCTGCGTTTGAAGGATAAATTGTTTCAGTTGGGCATTAGTCAGGATGCTATGTGCTTGGTGTGTGGCATGGCTGATGAGACTCATCTGCATCTCTTCCACCAGTGCCAATTTATCAGGAGAATACTTGGGCTGGTTAGTGTTAAGCTCAACATTCGTTTCCCCTTAACAGGTACCTTGGCTTGGGTTTACAGCAAGCCTTGGTCGAAGATTAAAAAGAAGGTTCTCATTTCTTGGATTTAG
- the LOC141651499 gene encoding uncharacterized protein LOC141651499, translating into MCDGWSISTNTSCHPGGRIWVLWKPNIYQVHFLHYSAQAIHMRITEISTDFQFHCTMVYAFNDTIDRKDFWSDVSIYSDNITGPWLLCGDFNCVLTPTERLGGQTTIEEMEDFQACVDQCSLLDSPSTGSFYTWNNKQDPATRVYSRLDRVLVNQEWLLARPDAYANFFNEGYFDHSPCIIHDAATSFTGRKSFKFFNMWSKVPEFLPCVQQVWNKNWQGTKMFQVVMKLKSLKQPLKNLNKLLFADIENSTAHAWKVLDAIQTALHNNPSDSALIDQEREALKTYGELQTACDSFLLQKSKATWVNQGDNNTKYFLSVLKNRHVHSKIFKIADVERHIHTDGDKIQQAFLNYYLQLLGTTSTTTPVSVPVVQLGKINHPFITLLPKVELPQNVTQYRPIACCNVLYKAISKVPATRLSKVLPEIISPNQGAFVKGRTIIENILICQDLVRLYNRKSVSSRCMMKVDLKKAYDSVNWGFLEQMLEAL; encoded by the exons ATGTGTGATGGATGGTCTATCTCTACCAACACTTCTTGCCATCCTGGAGGTAGAATTTGGGTGCTTTGGAAACCTAACATTTATCAAGTTCATTTCCTTCACTATAGTGCTCAGGCAATTCATATGAGGATTACTGAGATTAGTACTGACTTCCAATTTCATTGCACTATGGTTTATGCTTTCAATGATACCATAGATAGGAAGGATTTCTGGTCTGATGTGTCTATTTATTCTGATAATATTACTGGTCCTTGGCTTTTATGTGGAGATTTTAATTGTGTGCTTACCCCTACTGAAAGGCTTGGGGGTCAAACTACCATTGAGGAAATGGAAGATTTTCAGGCTTGTGTGGATCAGTGTTCCTTACTTGATAGTCCTTCTACTGGTTCTTTTTACACTTGGAACAATAAGCAGGATCCAGCTACTAGGGTTTACTCACGTTTGGATAGGGTGTTAGTGAATCAGGAATGGTTACTTGCCAGACCTGATGCCTATGCCAATTTTTTTAATGAAGGTTATTTTGATCATTCTCCCTGTATCATCCATGATGCTGCCACTTCCTTTACTGGGAGGAAGAGCTTTAAATTTTTTAACATGTGGAGTAAAGTGCCTGAATTCTTACCCTGTGTTCAACAAGTTTGGAATAAAAATTGGCAGGGTACCAAAATGTTTCAAGTAGTAATGAAACTGAAGAGTTTGAAGCAACCCTTGAAGAATTTGAACAAGCTGCTGTTTGCTGATATTGAAAACAGCACAGCTCATGCCTGGAAAGTTCTAGATGCCATTCAAACTGCCTTGCATAACAACCCTTCAGATTCTGCTCTTATTGATCAAGAAAGAGAAGCTCTTAAAACTTATGGAGAACTTCAAACTGCCTGTGATAGCTTCCTTCTTCAGAAGTCTAAGGCCACTTGGGTTAATCAAGGGGATAATAACACTAAATATTTTCTTAGTGTTCTGAAAAATAGACATGTCCACTCCAAAATTTTCAAGATAGCTGATGTGGAACGGCATATTCATACAGATGGGGATAAAATTCAGCAGGCTTTTCTCAACTATTATCTTCAATTGCTTGGAACTACATCTACTACTACCCCTGTTAGTGTTCCTGTGGTTCAGCTGGGGAAG ATTAACCATCCTTTTATTACTCTTCTTCCTAAAGTAGAGCTTCCCCAAAATGTTACTCAATATAGGcctattgcttgttgtaatgtgcTTTACAAGGCCATATCAAAGGTTCCTGCTACTAGATTGTCTAAGGTTCTCCCTGAAATTATTAGCCCTAATCAAGGGGCGTTTGTAAAGGGTAGGACAAtcattgaaaatattttaatatgtCAAGATCTTGTGAGGCTCTATAATAGGAAATCTGTGTCATCTAGATGCATGATGAAGGTTGACCTCAAGAAGGCCTATGATTCTGTCAATTGGGGTTTCTTGGAACAAATGCTTGAGGCCTTGTAG